One stretch of Cedecea neteri DNA includes these proteins:
- a CDS encoding TonB-dependent siderophore receptor, with amino-acid sequence MTRISFGSTFVRQALLNSKLLIISTFIVGAPAFAADKPKEDTLTVVANANPDGSSTSYTQDDSAIASRSKTPRSEIPQSVSVVTPQVIDDYAVTSVNDAMKFVSGVAQSNTLGGIEDGFVKRGFGSNSDGSVFIDGVRSNQGLAMDSSIDHVEVLKGSASLLYGILNPGGVINLVSKKPQYTWNTHVSGTSSSNGGGSGMVDVTGPLGNGFAFRLVAERQHEDYWRNFGTDEHTLIAPSLSWYGDKASFNISYVEYKFDIPYDRGTAFINGKPLNIPYDRRIDDYANHAWGKNKRLTTNYSYKLDDTWETNLNYAWMQRRYDSNEVRATAVDPNSGIVSRRADANRGFNHQTDYASWDINGSPELLGMTHDITLGADYEQNETYKKYSYRGKVSKTFNMNNPVYGEAPVTNSSTYSDANSNLRTNLYSRSVFAKDSIHLTDQWIAVLGGRLQRYTQTSSSGWVKPQTTLEDRGDAFLPQMGLVYKIIPDVSLYGSYSKSFTPSTQTDDNGNVASTEKGTTWEVGAKWQMSPRLTSSLALYRIDEKDMSVFINGVTRNIPKARSTGAELELNGEIAEDWNLTANYSYDKTEIVEDDINPVNVGNRLVNAPTTMGGLYLSHTLRFSWLPGELRLGGGGRYVGSRAGDPENSFTMPAYTVADAFIAWDSKLVGKNTELKLNVKNLFDREYYESSAGNLRVIEGEPRTVYLSASVDF; translated from the coding sequence ATGACTCGCATTTCATTTGGTTCTACTTTCGTTCGCCAGGCGCTTCTTAATTCAAAATTATTAATCATTTCAACCTTCATCGTGGGGGCCCCGGCTTTTGCGGCCGATAAGCCCAAAGAAGACACGCTGACGGTCGTGGCCAACGCTAACCCGGACGGCTCGTCAACCAGCTATACCCAGGATGACTCTGCCATCGCCTCGCGCAGCAAAACGCCGCGCAGCGAAATTCCGCAGTCCGTTAGCGTTGTCACACCTCAGGTGATTGACGATTACGCGGTCACTTCGGTCAACGACGCGATGAAGTTCGTCAGCGGCGTCGCGCAGAGTAATACCCTCGGCGGCATCGAGGACGGCTTTGTCAAACGCGGGTTTGGTTCGAACAGCGACGGCTCGGTGTTTATCGACGGCGTGCGCAGCAACCAGGGCCTGGCGATGGACTCCAGCATCGATCATGTTGAAGTGTTGAAAGGCTCGGCCTCCCTGCTCTACGGCATCCTGAACCCCGGCGGCGTAATTAACCTCGTCAGCAAGAAACCACAGTACACCTGGAACACCCACGTCAGCGGCACAAGCAGCAGTAACGGCGGCGGTTCCGGCATGGTCGACGTGACCGGCCCGCTCGGCAACGGTTTCGCCTTCCGCCTGGTGGCTGAACGCCAGCACGAAGACTACTGGCGCAACTTCGGCACCGATGAACACACGTTGATTGCCCCGTCCCTGAGCTGGTATGGCGATAAAGCCTCCTTCAACATCAGCTACGTGGAATATAAGTTCGACATTCCTTATGACCGCGGCACGGCGTTTATCAACGGTAAACCGCTGAACATCCCTTACGATCGCCGCATCGACGATTACGCCAACCACGCCTGGGGCAAGAACAAACGCCTGACGACCAATTACTCGTACAAGCTGGATGACACCTGGGAAACCAATCTGAACTACGCCTGGATGCAGCGCCGCTACGACAGCAACGAAGTGCGCGCCACGGCGGTCGATCCAAACAGCGGTATCGTCTCCCGCCGCGCGGACGCCAACCGCGGCTTTAACCATCAGACCGATTACGCGTCATGGGATATTAACGGCAGTCCGGAACTGCTGGGGATGACCCACGACATCACGCTGGGCGCGGACTACGAGCAAAACGAAACCTACAAAAAGTATTCGTACCGTGGGAAGGTGTCAAAAACCTTCAATATGAATAACCCGGTGTACGGCGAAGCGCCGGTAACCAACAGCAGCACCTACAGCGACGCCAACAGTAACCTGCGCACTAATCTCTACAGCCGCTCCGTGTTTGCGAAAGACAGCATTCATCTGACCGACCAGTGGATAGCCGTGCTGGGTGGCCGCCTGCAGCGCTACACTCAAACTTCCAGCTCGGGCTGGGTAAAGCCGCAAACCACGCTTGAAGACAGAGGCGATGCCTTTCTGCCGCAGATGGGCCTGGTGTACAAAATCATTCCGGACGTTTCGCTGTACGGCAGCTACAGCAAATCATTTACGCCCTCGACACAGACCGACGATAACGGCAACGTCGCCTCCACCGAAAAAGGCACCACCTGGGAAGTGGGCGCGAAATGGCAAATGTCACCACGCCTTACCAGCAGCCTGGCGCTCTACCGCATTGATGAAAAAGACATGTCGGTGTTTATCAATGGCGTTACGCGCAACATCCCGAAAGCGCGCTCTACCGGCGCAGAATTAGAGCTCAACGGCGAAATTGCCGAGGACTGGAACCTGACGGCGAACTACAGCTACGACAAAACCGAGATCGTCGAAGACGATATTAACCCGGTAAACGTCGGCAACCGTCTGGTGAACGCCCCGACGACCATGGGCGGCCTCTACCTCAGCCATACCCTGCGTTTCTCCTGGCTGCCGGGTGAATTACGCCTGGGCGGCGGCGGACGCTATGTTGGCAGCCGTGCGGGTGACCCGGAAAACAGCTTCACCATGCCGGCTTACACCGTGGCGGATGCGTTCATTGCCTGGGACAGCAAGCTGGTTGGCAAAAACACCGAGCTGAAGCTGAACGTCAAAAACCTGTTTGACCGCGAGTACTATGAGTCCAGCGCCGGTAACCTGCGCGTTATCGAAGGCGAGCCTCGCACCGTTTACCTCTCCGCCAGCGTGGATTTCTGA
- the tyrP gene encoding tyrosine transporter TyrP produces MKNRTLGSVFIVAGTTIGAGMLAMPLASAGVGFGVTLLMLVGLWALMCYTALLLVEVYQHVSADTGLGTLARRYLGRPGQWLTGFSMLFLMYALTAAYISGAGELLAASLSQWLSTSISATSGVLMFTLVAGGIVCVGTHMVDMFNRVLFSAKIILLVVMLALMMPHIHHTNLLTMPIEKGLALSAIPVIFTSFGFHGSVPSIVSYMNGNIRKLRWVFIVGSAIPLVAYIFWQLATLGAIDSATFTGLMAEHSGLNGFLQVVRQVVATPHVELAVHLFADFALATSFLGVSLGLFDYLGDLFARNRKASGRLQTGLMTFLPPLVFALFYPQGFVMALGYAGVALAVLALLVPSMLVWQSRKQHVDAAWRVAGGKPLLALVFACGIAVIVIQGLIAVGLLPEVG; encoded by the coding sequence GTGAAGAACAGGACTCTTGGCAGTGTTTTCATCGTGGCGGGAACCACAATTGGCGCAGGAATGCTGGCGATGCCGCTGGCTTCGGCGGGGGTAGGTTTTGGCGTCACGCTGCTGATGCTCGTCGGCCTTTGGGCATTGATGTGTTATACCGCGCTGCTGCTGGTTGAAGTTTATCAGCACGTCTCTGCGGACACCGGCCTTGGCACCCTCGCCCGGCGCTATCTTGGTCGCCCCGGGCAGTGGTTAACCGGTTTTAGCATGCTGTTCCTGATGTACGCTCTTACGGCGGCCTACATCAGCGGGGCGGGTGAACTGCTGGCCGCAAGCCTGAGTCAATGGCTTTCGACCTCAATTTCAGCCACCTCCGGCGTATTAATGTTTACCCTGGTCGCGGGCGGGATTGTCTGCGTCGGCACTCACATGGTGGACATGTTTAACCGCGTGTTGTTTAGCGCCAAAATCATTTTACTGGTGGTGATGCTGGCGCTGATGATGCCGCATATTCATCATACCAACCTGCTGACGATGCCGATTGAAAAAGGGCTGGCGCTCTCCGCTATTCCGGTAATTTTCACCTCTTTTGGCTTCCACGGCAGCGTGCCGAGCATCGTTAGCTACATGAACGGCAATATTCGTAAGCTGCGCTGGGTGTTTATCGTCGGCAGCGCCATTCCGCTGGTGGCCTATATCTTCTGGCAGCTCGCCACCCTCGGCGCGATTGACTCCGCTACCTTTACCGGGCTGATGGCCGAACACTCGGGACTTAACGGGTTCCTGCAGGTTGTTCGTCAGGTTGTGGCCACCCCGCACGTGGAGCTGGCGGTGCATCTGTTTGCCGATTTCGCGCTAGCCACGTCGTTCCTTGGGGTTTCCCTGGGGCTGTTCGACTACCTGGGTGACCTCTTTGCCCGCAACCGCAAGGCTTCTGGCCGCCTGCAAACCGGGCTGATGACCTTCCTGCCGCCGCTGGTCTTTGCGCTGTTTTACCCGCAGGGCTTTGTGATGGCGCTGGGCTATGCGGGCGTTGCGCTGGCGGTGCTTGCCCTGCTGGTGCCTTCCATGCTGGTGTGGCAGAGCCGTAAGCAGCACGTCGATGCAGCCTGGCGAGTTGCGGGCGGCAAACCCCTGCTCGCGCTGGTCTTCGCCTGCGGTATCGCGGTTATCGTGATTCAGGGTCTGATTGCCGTTGGCCTGCTGCCGGAAGTCGGATAA
- a CDS encoding ABC transporter substrate-binding protein, whose translation MKANFVLTGLLLASAGCGATTYPITVTDMDNQRITIKKEPQHVILQDGRDILSLALLDREDPFKRVVAWNNLPKKQDTQTWDVLKRKWPEATKIIDMGFSDQGEVNLESVLAQQPDIMIAQLRAKPALEQTGVIKSLKKLNIPVVFVDYELHPVENTANSVKLLGTVLNQEKRAKEYTDYYQQHLTHIQQVTADVKNKPTVFIEPIAGNTENCCFTHGHNGWGALVEAVGGKNIGSTLLPGSAGFVSMEQIIAMKPDVYIMSGSKRPNPSVLPFGYGGTPQEVNATFDKLLARTTFQSIEPVKEGKVYGVYHHFYNHPYNIIGMEILAKDLYPQKLQDLDPTADYHQIITQFTQIPDDPILLSYSYKKP comes from the coding sequence ATGAAAGCAAATTTTGTCCTGACAGGGTTACTGCTCGCTTCGGCAGGCTGCGGTGCAACAACGTATCCCATCACGGTTACCGACATGGATAACCAGCGCATTACTATCAAAAAAGAACCGCAGCACGTCATTTTGCAGGACGGACGCGACATTCTTTCCCTCGCACTGCTCGACCGCGAAGATCCGTTCAAGCGCGTCGTGGCCTGGAATAACCTGCCGAAAAAGCAGGATACCCAAACCTGGGACGTACTGAAGCGCAAATGGCCAGAGGCCACGAAGATTATTGATATGGGCTTTAGCGATCAGGGCGAGGTTAACCTTGAGAGCGTGCTGGCCCAGCAGCCGGACATCATGATTGCGCAACTGCGAGCCAAGCCCGCGCTCGAGCAAACCGGCGTCATTAAGTCACTTAAGAAACTGAATATTCCCGTAGTGTTTGTTGATTATGAGCTGCACCCGGTGGAAAACACCGCCAACAGCGTGAAGCTGCTCGGCACCGTGCTTAATCAGGAAAAACGAGCGAAAGAGTACACCGATTATTATCAGCAGCACCTGACCCATATCCAGCAGGTTACCGCCGACGTTAAAAATAAACCGACCGTATTTATTGAGCCGATTGCCGGCAACACCGAAAACTGCTGTTTCACCCACGGGCATAACGGTTGGGGGGCGCTGGTCGAAGCCGTAGGCGGGAAGAATATTGGCTCTACGCTGCTGCCGGGCAGCGCAGGATTTGTGTCGATGGAGCAGATAATCGCCATGAAGCCTGACGTCTATATTATGTCTGGCTCCAAACGCCCGAACCCAAGCGTACTGCCGTTTGGCTATGGCGGCACGCCGCAGGAAGTGAATGCGACCTTTGATAAGCTGCTGGCTCGTACCACGTTCCAGAGCATTGAGCCGGTAAAAGAGGGCAAAGTGTATGGCGTTTACCACCACTTCTATAATCACCCGTATAACATCATCGGGATGGAGATTTTAGCCAAAGACCTGTATCCGCAAAAATTGCAGGATCTTGACCCTACGGCGGATTACCACCAGATAATTACGCAGTTTACGCAGATTCCTGACGATCCGATTCTGTTGAGCTATTCGTATAAGAAACCGTGA
- a CDS encoding NAD-dependent malic enzyme — protein MDIKPKKHRSLYIPYAGPVLLEFPLLNKGSAFSIEERRNFNLLGLLPEVVETIEEQAERAWIQYQGFKTEIDKHIYLRNIQDTNETLFYRLVENHLEEMMPVIYTPTVGAACERFSEIYRRSRGVFINYENRHHMDDILQNVPNHNIKVIVVTDGERILGLGDQGIGGMGIPIGKLSLYTACGGISPAYTLPVVLDVGTNNQQLLNDPLYMGSRHPRITGDDYYEFVDEFIQAVRHRWPDVLLQFEDFAQKNAMPLLTRYRDEICSFNDDIQGTAAVTVGTLIAASRAAGSQLNQQKIVFLGAGSAGCGIAEQIIAQMQREGLSEEAARSNVFMVDRFGLLTDNMPNLLSFQTKLVQSRESLSAWDLENEAISLLDVVRNAKPNILIGVSGQTGLFTEEIIREMHKHCARPIVMPLSNPTSRVEATPQDIITWTDGAALVATGSPFAPVSWKDKTYPIAQCNNAYIFPGIGLGVIASGASRITDEMLMAASESLAQHSPLLNDGEGMVLPELKDIQKVSRAIAFAVAKIAQQQGVAVVTSAEALKQAIDENFWQPEYRDYRRTSI, from the coding sequence ATGGACATCAAACCTAAAAAACATCGTTCGCTTTACATCCCTTACGCCGGACCCGTTTTACTTGAATTCCCCCTGCTGAATAAAGGCAGCGCTTTTAGCATCGAAGAGCGCCGCAACTTCAACCTGCTTGGCCTGCTGCCGGAAGTGGTTGAAACCATCGAAGAACAAGCGGAACGCGCCTGGATCCAATACCAGGGCTTCAAAACCGAAATCGACAAGCACATCTACCTGCGCAACATTCAGGACACCAACGAAACGCTGTTCTACCGCCTGGTTGAAAATCATCTGGAAGAGATGATGCCGGTGATTTACACCCCGACCGTCGGCGCGGCCTGCGAACGCTTCTCCGAAATTTATCGTCGTTCCCGTGGCGTGTTCATCAACTATGAAAATCGTCACCACATGGACGATATTCTGCAGAACGTGCCTAACCACAACATTAAAGTGATCGTGGTGACCGACGGCGAGCGTATTCTCGGCCTCGGCGATCAGGGCATCGGCGGCATGGGCATTCCGATCGGTAAGCTTTCGCTCTACACCGCCTGTGGCGGCATCAGCCCGGCTTACACCCTGCCGGTGGTGCTGGACGTAGGGACCAATAATCAGCAACTGCTGAATGACCCGCTGTATATGGGCTCTCGCCACCCGCGTATTACCGGCGACGACTACTACGAATTCGTGGATGAATTTATTCAGGCCGTGCGCCACCGCTGGCCGGACGTGCTGCTGCAGTTCGAAGACTTCGCGCAGAAAAACGCCATGCCGCTGCTGACCCGTTACCGGGACGAAATCTGTTCGTTTAACGACGACATTCAGGGCACCGCGGCGGTAACCGTCGGCACGCTGATCGCCGCCAGCCGTGCGGCAGGCAGCCAGCTCAACCAGCAGAAAATCGTCTTCCTGGGCGCAGGCTCTGCAGGCTGTGGCATCGCCGAGCAAATCATCGCTCAGATGCAGCGCGAAGGGCTGAGCGAAGAAGCCGCCCGCAGTAACGTGTTCATGGTCGACCGCTTCGGCCTGCTGACCGACAACATGCCTAACCTGCTCTCCTTCCAGACTAAACTGGTGCAGAGTCGCGAAAGCCTGTCTGCGTGGGATCTGGAAAACGAAGCGATTTCGCTGCTGGACGTGGTGCGTAACGCGAAGCCAAATATTCTTATCGGCGTTTCTGGCCAGACCGGCCTGTTCACCGAAGAGATCATCCGCGAAATGCACAAGCACTGTGCCCGCCCAATCGTGATGCCGCTGTCCAACCCAACCTCCCGCGTGGAAGCAACTCCGCAGGATATCATCACCTGGACCGACGGCGCCGCGCTGGTGGCCACCGGCAGCCCGTTTGCGCCGGTGAGCTGGAAAGACAAAACCTATCCTATCGCCCAGTGTAACAACGCCTACATCTTCCCGGGCATTGGCCTGGGGGTGATTGCCTCCGGTGCGTCACGCATTACCGACGAAATGCTGATGGCGGCCAGCGAGTCCCTGGCGCAGCACTCTCCGCTGCTGAACGACGGTGAAGGCATGGTGCTGCCTGAGCTGAAGGATATCCAGAAAGTGTCCCGTGCGATCGCTTTTGCGGTGGCGAAAATTGCCCAGCAGCAAGGCGTGGCGGTGGTGACCTCTGCCGAAGCCCTGAAGCAGGCGATTGATGAGAACTTCTGGCAGCCGGAATACCGCGATTACCGCCGGACGTCTATTTAA
- a CDS encoding aminoimidazole riboside kinase translates to MSVQVWVLGDAVVDLLPDGNGRLLQCPGGAPANVAVGIARLGGSSGFIGRVGDDPFGRFMRQTLKDENVNIDFMRLDADHRTSTVVVDLDEHGERTFTFMVRPGADLFLESGDIPSFRHHQWLHVCSIALSAEPSRSTTFSAMEQIKKAGGQVSFDPNIRTDLWHNAAELQACLIRALLLADVVKLSVEELIFISGKADLREGITELAGRYQMSLLLVTQGKDGVLVYYRGEIYHFDARPVVCVDTTGAGDAFVAGLLSGLAAQGLPESERQLAEIVAQAQLCGALATTAKGAMTALPRREEVEQSL, encoded by the coding sequence ATGAGCGTACAGGTTTGGGTTCTTGGAGACGCGGTTGTCGACCTGCTTCCGGACGGCAACGGCCGACTATTGCAATGCCCGGGTGGCGCGCCGGCCAACGTCGCCGTAGGCATTGCTCGCCTCGGCGGCAGCAGCGGATTTATCGGCCGCGTAGGGGACGATCCCTTTGGTCGTTTTATGCGGCAAACCCTTAAAGACGAAAACGTAAACATCGATTTTATGCGTCTGGATGCAGACCATAGAACCTCCACCGTGGTGGTCGATCTTGACGAGCACGGCGAACGAACGTTCACCTTCATGGTTCGCCCCGGTGCGGATTTATTCCTTGAATCGGGCGATATCCCGTCCTTCAGGCACCACCAGTGGCTGCACGTCTGCTCGATAGCCCTTAGCGCAGAGCCCAGCCGAAGCACCACGTTTTCAGCGATGGAGCAGATTAAAAAAGCCGGCGGCCAGGTGAGCTTTGACCCCAATATCCGCACCGATCTGTGGCACAACGCCGCCGAGCTTCAGGCATGCCTGATCAGAGCCTTGCTGCTGGCCGATGTCGTGAAGCTTTCCGTTGAAGAGCTGATTTTTATCAGCGGCAAAGCTGACCTTCGGGAAGGTATTACCGAGCTGGCCGGTCGCTATCAGATGAGCCTCCTGCTGGTGACGCAGGGCAAGGATGGCGTGCTGGTCTACTACCGGGGGGAAATCTATCACTTTGACGCCAGGCCCGTAGTTTGCGTGGACACCACCGGCGCGGGTGATGCCTTCGTCGCCGGGCTGCTCAGCGGCCTGGCGGCTCAGGGATTACCCGAAAGCGAACGGCAGCTGGCCGAGATTGTCGCTCAGGCGCAGCTTTGCGGCGCGCTGGCGACGACGGCGAAAGGCGCGATGACCGCCTTACCGCGTCGCGAGGAAGTCGAGCAGTCGCTGTAG
- a CDS encoding carbohydrate porin, which translates to MYQKSKLAVMIALLVGTASVQAATDLSSIESRLAAMEQRLQDAESRAQAAEKRATVAENKAQQLASQQQQTQATTKEVAERTARLESKADKQNGFEFHGYARSGLLMNDSASSSKSGPYLTPAGETGGAVGRLGNEADTYVELNLEHRQTLDNGTTTRFKAMLADGQKTYNDWSADSSDLNIRQAFAELGNLPGFDGPLKGSTWWAGKRFDRDNFDIHWLDSDVVFLAGTGGGVYDVKWNDGLRSNFAVYGRNFGNLEDTGNTVQNYMLTMNHFAGPFQLMVTGLRAKDNDDRKDANGDLIQKEAANTGVHTLVGLHNDSFYGLREGSAKTALLYGHGLGAEVKGIGSDGALLSEANTWRFASFGVTPIGGGWHIAPALLAQSSKDRYVKGDSYQWATVNARLIKEVTQNFALAFEGSYQYMDLKPEGYKDRNAVNGSFYKLTFAPTLKAGSIGDFFSRPELRLFATWMDWSSKLDKYAGNDAFGSSGFNAGGEWNFGVQMETWF; encoded by the coding sequence ATGTATCAGAAAAGCAAACTGGCGGTGATGATAGCGCTGCTGGTCGGCACGGCCTCCGTACAGGCCGCCACGGATTTAAGCAGCATCGAATCACGCCTTGCGGCGATGGAACAGCGATTACAGGATGCGGAAAGCCGCGCACAGGCGGCCGAGAAACGCGCAACCGTGGCTGAAAACAAAGCTCAACAGCTCGCTTCTCAGCAGCAACAAACTCAGGCGACGACCAAAGAAGTTGCTGAACGCACCGCCAGGCTGGAATCTAAAGCGGATAAACAAAATGGCTTTGAGTTCCACGGGTACGCGCGTTCAGGCCTGCTAATGAACGATTCTGCTTCCAGCAGCAAAAGCGGCCCTTATTTAACCCCCGCAGGGGAAACCGGCGGCGCGGTAGGGCGCCTGGGTAACGAAGCGGATACCTACGTTGAGCTAAATCTGGAGCATCGCCAGACGCTCGACAACGGCACAACCACCCGCTTTAAGGCCATGCTGGCTGACGGGCAAAAAACCTATAACGACTGGTCGGCAGACTCAAGCGACCTGAACATTCGCCAGGCTTTTGCCGAGCTGGGCAACCTGCCCGGTTTCGACGGCCCGCTTAAAGGCAGTACCTGGTGGGCAGGTAAGCGCTTTGACCGGGACAACTTCGACATTCACTGGCTCGACTCGGACGTGGTGTTCCTCGCGGGTACCGGCGGCGGCGTGTATGACGTGAAATGGAATGACGGCCTGCGCAGTAACTTTGCGGTCTATGGCCGTAACTTCGGCAACCTCGAGGACACCGGCAACACCGTCCAGAACTATATGCTGACCATGAATCACTTTGCCGGGCCGTTCCAGCTGATGGTGACGGGGCTGCGGGCGAAAGACAACGACGACCGCAAAGATGCAAACGGCGATCTGATTCAAAAAGAAGCGGCGAATACCGGCGTGCATACCCTGGTGGGGCTGCATAATGACAGCTTCTACGGCCTGCGCGAAGGTAGCGCCAAAACCGCGCTGCTTTACGGCCACGGCCTTGGGGCAGAGGTGAAGGGCATTGGCTCAGACGGCGCGCTGCTGTCGGAGGCAAATACCTGGCGCTTTGCGAGCTTTGGCGTGACGCCTATTGGCGGCGGCTGGCATATTGCCCCGGCATTGCTGGCACAAAGCAGTAAAGATCGCTACGTGAAGGGCGACAGCTATCAGTGGGCGACGGTCAACGCGCGGCTTATTAAAGAGGTGACGCAAAACTTTGCCCTGGCCTTCGAGGGCAGCTATCAGTACATGGATCTTAAACCTGAAGGTTACAAAGACCGCAACGCGGTCAACGGCAGCTTCTACAAGCTTACTTTCGCCCCAACGCTGAAGGCCGGCAGCATCGGCGACTTCTTCAGCCGCCCTGAACTGCGCCTGTTTGCAACCTGGATGGACTGGAGCAGCAAGCTGGACAAATACGCCGGCAATGACGCCTTCGGCAGCAGCGGCTTTAACGCCGGCGGAGAATGGAACTTTGGCGTTCAGATGGAAACCTGGTTTTAA
- a CDS encoding sucrose-specific PTS transporter subunit IIBC: MDFNHIARELIPLLGGKENIASAAHCATRLRLVLVDDALADQQAIGKIDGVKGCFRNAGQMQVIFGTGVVNKVYAAFIQAAGIAESSKSEAANLAAKKLNPFQRIARLLSNIFVPIIPAIVASGLLMGLLGMVKTYGWVSPDNALYIMLDMCSSAAFIILPILIGFTAAREFGGNPYLGATLGGILTHPALTNAWGVAAGFHTMNFFGLEVAMIGYQGTVFPVLLAVWFMSIVEKQLRRVIPDALDLILTPFLTVIISGFIALLIIGPAGRALGDGISLVLSTLIAHAGWLAGLLFGGLYSVIVITGIHHSFHAIEAGLLGNPAIGVNFLLPIWAMANVAQGGACLAVWFKTRDAKIKAITLPSAFSAMLGITEAAIFGINLRFVKPFIAALIGGAAGGAWVVSVHVYMTAVGLTALPGMAIVQASSLVNYIIGMVIAFGVAFALSLLLKYKAESE; encoded by the coding sequence ATGGATTTCAATCACATTGCCCGCGAGCTGATTCCGCTGCTGGGCGGTAAAGAAAACATCGCCAGTGCGGCACACTGCGCCACCCGGCTGCGGCTGGTGCTGGTTGACGATGCGCTCGCAGACCAGCAGGCGATCGGCAAAATTGACGGGGTGAAGGGGTGTTTTCGCAACGCAGGGCAGATGCAGGTCATCTTCGGCACCGGCGTGGTCAACAAGGTGTATGCCGCGTTTATTCAGGCCGCAGGGATCGCGGAGTCCAGCAAGTCAGAGGCGGCAAATCTGGCGGCGAAAAAGCTGAACCCGTTCCAGCGCATAGCGCGTTTGCTGTCGAACATTTTTGTTCCCATCATCCCGGCCATTGTAGCCTCTGGTTTGCTGATGGGGCTGCTGGGGATGGTGAAAACCTACGGCTGGGTTAGCCCGGACAACGCGCTCTATATCATGCTGGATATGTGCAGCTCCGCCGCGTTTATTATCCTGCCTATTCTGATTGGCTTTACGGCCGCCCGCGAATTCGGCGGCAACCCTTATCTGGGCGCGACGCTGGGCGGGATTTTAACGCACCCGGCGTTAACCAACGCCTGGGGCGTGGCCGCCGGGTTCCACACCATGAACTTCTTCGGGCTGGAAGTGGCGATGATTGGCTACCAGGGCACGGTCTTCCCGGTGCTGCTGGCGGTGTGGTTTATGAGTATTGTTGAAAAACAGCTCCGCCGCGTTATTCCCGATGCGTTAGACCTGATCCTGACCCCGTTCCTCACCGTCATTATTTCCGGTTTTATTGCGCTGCTGATCATCGGCCCGGCCGGACGGGCGCTGGGTGACGGCATCTCGCTGGTACTCAGCACGCTCATAGCTCATGCGGGCTGGCTCGCCGGTTTGCTCTTTGGCGGGCTGTATTCGGTGATTGTGATAACGGGCATCCACCACAGCTTCCACGCCATTGAGGCCGGGCTGCTGGGCAACCCGGCTATTGGCGTCAACTTCCTTCTGCCAATCTGGGCAATGGCGAACGTCGCGCAGGGCGGTGCCTGCCTGGCGGTGTGGTTTAAAACCCGGGACGCGAAAATCAAGGCCATCACGCTGCCCTCGGCGTTTTCGGCCATGTTAGGCATTACCGAGGCGGCCATCTTCGGTATCAACCTTCGCTTTGTTAAACCCTTTATTGCAGCGCTTATCGGTGGCGCCGCGGGCGGGGCCTGGGTGGTCTCCGTGCATGTCTACATGACGGCTGTGGGCTTAACCGCGCTGCCGGGCATGGCCATCGTGCAGGCCAGTTCGCTGGTGAACTACATTATCGGCATGGTTATCGCCTTTGGCGTGGCGTTTGCTCTCTCGCTGCTGCTGAAATACAAAGCGGAGTCTGAATAA